One region of Streptomyces sp. NBC_00442 genomic DNA includes:
- a CDS encoding TIGR02679 family protein has product MSGLPAATRDWLTGPGLTRLWQGARKRLESNGLQATGSLRLTAMNAQERNDLSLLLGKPLTGAAVTVRLDVLDARLRASAAGLGLRQTLEELGPPLTDRRAARADVAARREQVWSSLASSLDTSPLADQEWPRQWYDLLRRTGVPKGVTPEAAIWTLHQAVQVLTTLLGPERGSTLGRGELAAMATGSAHGLDDGTWLARLVRRGVALAHGTEFPDDAAGRRALWRLVSVTPDEVSSTVLTYGLRPDGEGWRERALRERADHHAEVHVTPRDLHALRLQLPAGTLIHICENPRVVEAAADAACVQPLVCTSGSAATVVFTLLDALAATGCRFAYHGDFDWPGITLANRVIRRYEARPWRMGTADYEHLAARSQAEGIPQLALDGQPVDADWDSDLAPAMTALGVALHEEATLDLLVADLSRQA; this is encoded by the coding sequence ATGAGCGGGCTGCCCGCCGCAACGCGCGACTGGCTCACGGGACCTGGACTCACCCGGCTCTGGCAGGGGGCACGCAAACGCCTGGAGAGCAACGGCCTACAGGCCACGGGTTCGCTCCGACTGACCGCGATGAACGCTCAGGAACGCAACGACCTGTCTCTCCTCCTGGGCAAACCCCTCACAGGTGCCGCCGTGACCGTACGGCTCGACGTGCTCGACGCACGGCTACGCGCCTCGGCCGCCGGACTCGGCCTCAGACAGACCCTGGAGGAACTCGGCCCGCCACTCACCGACCGCCGTGCCGCCCGCGCGGACGTTGCGGCACGGCGCGAACAGGTGTGGTCGTCCCTCGCTTCGTCACTGGACACCTCCCCGCTCGCCGACCAGGAATGGCCCCGGCAGTGGTACGACCTGCTGCGCCGTACCGGCGTTCCGAAGGGAGTGACGCCCGAAGCGGCGATATGGACACTCCACCAAGCGGTCCAAGTCCTCACCACTCTCCTCGGACCCGAGCGGGGCAGCACACTCGGCCGAGGAGAACTCGCCGCCATGGCGACCGGCTCCGCGCACGGCCTGGACGACGGCACCTGGCTCGCACGTCTCGTCCGACGCGGCGTCGCCCTCGCCCACGGCACTGAGTTCCCCGACGACGCGGCCGGTCGACGAGCTCTGTGGCGGCTGGTGTCCGTCACTCCGGACGAGGTTTCCAGCACGGTCCTGACGTACGGGTTGCGGCCCGACGGCGAGGGCTGGCGGGAGCGCGCCCTACGGGAGCGGGCCGATCATCACGCCGAAGTTCACGTCACACCGCGCGACCTGCATGCCCTTCGGCTGCAACTGCCCGCCGGAACGCTGATCCACATCTGTGAGAATCCGCGCGTGGTGGAAGCCGCGGCGGACGCGGCCTGCGTCCAGCCTCTCGTGTGCACGTCCGGCAGCGCCGCCACCGTGGTCTTCACGCTTCTCGACGCCCTCGCCGCCACGGGTTGCCGCTTCGCGTACCACGGCGACTTCGACTGGCCGGGGATCACTCTGGCCAACCGGGTCATCCGCCGCTACGAAGCCCGGCCGTGGCGCATGGGCACCGCGGATTACGAGCATCTGGCCGCTCGCAGTCAGGCCGAGGGCATCCCTCAACTGGCACTCGACGGCCAGCCGGTCGACGCGGACTGGGACTCGGATCTCGCCCCTGCCATGACCGCCCTCGGCGTCGCGCTCCATGAGGAGGCCACTCTCGACCTCTTGGTGGCCGACCTGTCACGCCAGGCGTAG
- a CDS encoding TIGR02680 family protein, giving the protein MTTDARGLVPLPRSGAATPAGPATTAGTRFRLHRAGIQNIWQYDEQEFSFGDGRLLLRGKNGAGKSKALEMLLPYLLDGDSRALDATGTGRTTLAWLMLDGFEQTNRLGYLWVEFRGTADDGGHRHLTLGAAIRASKSTQKALPTFFVTPLRIGEDLHLVEAGKPLPVDRLKEIVGSDNTTDRAVEHRSRVARELFGITDTTRYRNLTQLLHRLRRPTVGDRIEHGGLVSLLSETLPGLDEDVVEKVARNLYDLDAVRDELGRLERTDAALRTFLTSYRGYLAGVLRTSAQRVSHELGVLAQRRRAAGDAAQRTSDLRTQEEESEGRLETVREEEQAARTDLAALHASHAYRSLRELSERRGTVEALHTAAAAAFTTLRNAHDAEEGSAERLAEGVEHLGSRLAELGTEHRELLTQAEKAGLPTGHLGEAVALPRMVLTQATETELTTPDGETHTVRHRSVTRVDTVTAQEGLRSWQNQLEDAEAVARNRARMVQEVTRLISRADEARAAAAQSDAERERLEGEGEEAAGHLEGSRQKVAEESGAYARQVADWAARTRTALGIDCPSLDAVHATVGHETSTDAPFADRTLPPDIDNQAWRTAQAALEPYGEELTGRRDALALSVNRLGEELDHLAKQKRDWEQRTDPEPPAPHHRAAARTPGSGAPFYRLVDFAEDLAPADRAGLEGALEASGILDAWVSAGGVLLDPRTRDTLLQPGPALSDGRTLASALRPVPEPGCGVSSEQVGGLLASIALASAQETSAHNTVFYDGSWRLGVLSGRHDKGDTEYVGAAVRAETRRRILAELEERIARTQQRLADVREELAVADAMRRALTLAERDFPRARNLADAWSRTESAERTLRDLTAKATRAARLAEEARALAVSARTEAEATATAHDLPGDPAALDRVRTALASLLSGIGHLRRAVSGTGERLGTNQADADRYGRAQEDRLAADESYRLHLAGLRTAEQDLRTREEAIGSSEEEILSREQDAKQRITNAVQALPAAQRARDDFHDLRVRAEEDEKRLRGTLSDQETAVIDTGSALRGALSRPEVVLGAGLDRSSLPEYVSDDPGADVRSRLRALRALADAVEQALGRPKGEVSDSALLIRHTALRDQLAGGYDAQLEERGGIKVCRLVDDHGSHDVAAVGERIALQAAEARGRLTEREREVFQRFLTGELGDHLSAQVITAANLVAALNATLRTVRTSHGLGVELLWKLDEDVDADVRAAVELLRSPSSLRTREETEQLREVLQRRIEDARLADPSAGYAAHLRTALDYRDWFRFHTFVVEDAAPGRRRKLTGRTGLSQGEQRVLSYLVLFAAAAAHFTSLAESAPHAPRLILLDDAFAKVDEPTHGRLGRILVDLDLDFVLTSERLMGNWPEVPSLHIYECLRDPHVRGVATLHYTWNGRHRRLVSV; this is encoded by the coding sequence ATGACCACCGACGCGCGTGGCCTCGTTCCGCTGCCGCGTTCCGGCGCTGCGACACCCGCCGGCCCTGCGACGACCGCCGGCACCCGCTTCCGGCTGCACCGGGCGGGCATCCAGAACATCTGGCAGTACGACGAGCAGGAGTTCTCCTTCGGCGACGGACGGCTGCTGCTGCGCGGCAAGAACGGCGCGGGCAAGTCCAAGGCCCTGGAGATGCTGCTCCCGTATCTTCTGGACGGCGACTCCCGAGCACTGGACGCGACAGGCACCGGCCGCACCACGCTTGCCTGGCTGATGCTGGACGGATTCGAGCAGACCAACCGTCTCGGGTATCTGTGGGTGGAGTTCCGGGGCACGGCCGACGACGGCGGTCACCGCCACCTGACGCTCGGTGCCGCCATCCGCGCCTCGAAGTCGACGCAGAAGGCGCTGCCGACATTCTTCGTCACCCCGCTGCGGATCGGTGAGGACCTGCACCTGGTCGAAGCCGGTAAGCCGCTGCCGGTCGACCGGCTCAAGGAGATCGTCGGCTCCGACAACACGACCGACCGTGCGGTCGAGCACCGCTCACGCGTGGCTCGGGAACTGTTCGGCATCACCGACACGACGCGCTACCGCAACCTCACCCAGCTCCTCCACCGGCTGCGGCGCCCGACGGTCGGCGACCGGATCGAACACGGGGGCCTGGTCTCCCTGCTGAGCGAGACCCTGCCGGGGCTCGACGAGGACGTGGTCGAGAAGGTGGCGCGCAACCTCTACGACCTCGACGCCGTACGGGACGAACTCGGCCGCCTGGAACGCACCGACGCGGCCTTGCGCACGTTCCTCACCAGTTACCGCGGCTACCTGGCCGGGGTCCTGCGCACCTCCGCCCAGAGAGTGAGCCACGAGCTGGGCGTCCTCGCTCAGCGGCGCCGGGCGGCCGGAGACGCCGCACAGCGGACGAGCGACCTGAGGACGCAGGAGGAGGAGTCGGAGGGCCGACTGGAGACCGTGCGCGAGGAGGAACAGGCCGCCCGGACCGACCTGGCCGCCCTGCACGCCAGTCACGCCTACCGCAGCCTGCGCGAACTGTCGGAGCGCCGCGGCACGGTGGAGGCGCTGCACACCGCCGCCGCGGCCGCGTTCACCACCCTGCGGAACGCACATGACGCGGAGGAGGGCTCGGCGGAGCGGCTGGCCGAAGGTGTCGAACACCTCGGAAGCCGACTGGCCGAGCTGGGAACCGAACACCGGGAGCTGCTGACGCAGGCGGAGAAGGCCGGGCTTCCCACCGGCCATCTCGGCGAGGCGGTGGCTCTGCCGCGCATGGTTCTCACCCAGGCCACCGAGACCGAGCTGACGACTCCGGACGGGGAGACGCATACCGTACGGCACCGGTCGGTGACCCGTGTGGACACGGTCACGGCGCAGGAAGGGCTGCGGTCCTGGCAGAACCAGTTGGAGGACGCCGAGGCGGTCGCGAGAAACCGGGCCCGGATGGTTCAGGAGGTGACCCGCCTCATCTCACGGGCGGACGAGGCCCGCGCCGCGGCGGCTCAGTCCGATGCCGAGCGGGAACGACTGGAGGGCGAGGGGGAAGAGGCCGCCGGTCATCTGGAGGGCAGCCGTCAGAAGGTCGCCGAGGAGAGCGGCGCCTACGCCCGCCAAGTCGCCGACTGGGCGGCGCGCACGCGGACCGCGCTGGGTATCGACTGCCCGTCACTCGACGCCGTCCACGCCACCGTTGGCCACGAGACCTCCACCGACGCGCCGTTCGCGGACCGCACACTGCCGCCCGACATCGACAACCAGGCGTGGCGGACAGCTCAGGCCGCGTTGGAGCCGTACGGCGAGGAACTCACCGGACGCCGGGACGCCCTGGCACTCAGCGTTAACCGGCTCGGCGAGGAACTCGACCACCTGGCGAAGCAGAAGCGGGACTGGGAGCAACGTACCGACCCCGAGCCACCCGCCCCGCACCATCGCGCCGCCGCAAGGACGCCGGGCAGTGGAGCACCTTTCTACCGGCTCGTGGACTTCGCGGAAGACCTGGCTCCGGCCGACCGAGCTGGTCTGGAAGGGGCGCTGGAGGCGAGTGGAATCCTGGACGCGTGGGTGAGCGCGGGCGGCGTCCTTCTCGACCCGCGCACCCGGGACACCCTTCTCCAGCCGGGTCCTGCGCTGTCCGACGGGCGGACTCTCGCCTCGGCCCTGCGCCCAGTCCCTGAACCGGGTTGCGGCGTCTCCTCCGAGCAGGTGGGAGGTCTCCTGGCCAGCATCGCACTCGCATCGGCACAGGAGACCTCCGCGCACAACACAGTGTTCTACGACGGCAGTTGGCGTCTGGGCGTGCTCAGCGGTCGTCATGACAAGGGCGACACCGAGTACGTGGGGGCCGCCGTACGCGCCGAGACTCGGCGGCGCATCCTCGCCGAGCTGGAGGAGCGGATCGCGCGGACTCAGCAACGGCTGGCCGATGTCCGCGAGGAGCTCGCCGTAGCCGATGCCATGCGTCGGGCTCTCACGCTCGCGGAACGGGACTTCCCCAGGGCACGGAATCTCGCGGACGCCTGGAGCAGGACCGAATCAGCCGAGCGGACCCTGCGCGACCTGACCGCCAAGGCAACCCGGGCGGCGCGGCTGGCCGAGGAGGCACGCGCTCTCGCGGTATCGGCGCGAACCGAGGCGGAGGCCACCGCGACCGCCCACGACCTGCCCGGCGACCCCGCCGCCCTGGACCGTGTCCGCACCGCACTGGCCAGCCTGCTCAGCGGTATCGGGCATCTGCGCAGGGCCGTCAGCGGCACGGGCGAGCGGCTCGGCACGAACCAGGCCGATGCCGACCGGTACGGACGCGCCCAAGAGGATCGCCTGGCCGCGGACGAGAGCTACCGGCTCCACCTCGCCGGACTGCGCACCGCTGAGCAGGACCTGCGCACCCGCGAGGAGGCCATCGGATCGTCCGAGGAGGAGATCCTCTCCCGCGAGCAGGACGCCAAGCAGCGCATCACGAACGCCGTCCAAGCGCTCCCCGCGGCACAACGAGCTCGCGACGATTTCCACGACCTGCGCGTACGCGCGGAAGAGGACGAGAAGCGCCTGCGCGGGACCCTGTCGGACCAGGAAACGGCGGTCATCGACACCGGCAGCGCTCTCCGCGGTGCTCTCAGCCGACCGGAGGTGGTGCTCGGCGCCGGCCTCGACCGGTCCTCGCTGCCCGAGTACGTGTCGGACGACCCCGGTGCGGACGTCCGCAGCCGTCTGCGCGCGCTGCGGGCCCTCGCCGACGCCGTGGAGCAGGCCCTCGGCCGCCCGAAGGGCGAGGTGTCGGACAGCGCTCTGCTCATCCGGCACACTGCGCTGCGCGACCAACTGGCCGGCGGGTACGACGCACAGCTGGAGGAACGCGGCGGTATCAAGGTGTGCCGCTTGGTCGACGACCACGGGTCCCATGACGTCGCGGCCGTGGGCGAGCGGATCGCGCTTCAGGCCGCGGAGGCCCGAGGGCGGCTCACCGAGCGCGAACGTGAGGTCTTCCAGCGGTTCCTGACCGGTGAGCTCGGCGACCACCTCTCGGCACAGGTCATCACCGCAGCGAATCTGGTCGCGGCTCTCAACGCCACCCTGCGGACCGTGCGCACCTCCCACGGCCTCGGCGTCGAGCTGCTGTGGAAGCTGGACGAGGACGTGGACGCGGATGTGCGCGCGGCCGTCGAGCTGCTGCGCAGTCCGTCGAGCCTCAGGACGCGCGAGGAGACCGAGCAACTCCGCGAAGTCCTGCAACGCCGGATCGAGGACGCCCGACTCGCCGACCCGTCAGCCGGTTACGCCGCCCATCTGCGGACTGCGCTGGACTACCGCGACTGGTTCCGCTTTCACACCTTCGTGGTGGAGGACGCGGCTCCGGGCCGCCGTCGGAAACTGACCGGCCGGACCGGGCTCAGCCAGGGCGAACAACGCGTGCTCTCCTACCTCGTGCTCTTCGCCGCCGCAGCCGCCCACTTCACCAGCCTCGCCGAGTCGGCACCGCACGCGCCACGCCTGATCCTCCTGGACGACGCCTTCGCCAAGGTCGACGAACCCACCCACGGCCGACTGGGCCGTATCCTCGTCGACCTCGATCTCGACTTCGTCCTGACCAGCGAGCGGCTCATGGGCAACTGGCCCGAGGTTCCGTCCCTGCACATCTACGAGTGCCTCCGTGATCCCCACGTACGCGGGGTGGCCACCCTGCACTACACCTGGAACGGTCGGCACCGGCGTCTGGTGTCCGTATGA